In a single window of the Amycolatopsis sp. cg5 genome:
- a CDS encoding MaoC family dehydratase, with product MQFGRYFEEFEVGAVYKHWPGKTVTEYDDHLFCLLTMNHHPLHMDAHYAEETTDFGKNVVVGNYIYSLLLGMSVPDVSGKAIANLEVESLKHVKPTFHGDTLYGETEVLDKTPSKSKDDRGVVYVETRGYKQDGTIVCVFRRKVMVPKQSYGDARGGEQPGRPIPHA from the coding sequence GTGCAGTTCGGGCGATATTTCGAGGAGTTCGAGGTCGGCGCCGTCTACAAGCACTGGCCCGGAAAGACGGTCACCGAGTACGACGACCACCTCTTCTGCCTGCTCACCATGAACCACCACCCGCTGCACATGGACGCGCACTACGCCGAGGAGACCACGGACTTCGGCAAGAACGTCGTGGTCGGGAACTACATTTATTCCTTGCTCCTTGGCATGTCCGTGCCGGATGTGTCAGGTAAGGCGATCGCGAACCTCGAGGTCGAATCGCTCAAGCACGTGAAGCCGACCTTCCACGGCGACACCCTCTACGGCGAGACCGAGGTGCTCGACAAGACGCCGTCGAAGTCCAAGGACGACCGCGGCGTCGTCTACGTCGAGACGCGCGGCTACAAGCAGGACGGCACGATCGTGTGTGTCTTCCGTCGCAAGGTCATGGTGCCGAAGCAGTCCTATGGTGATGCCAGGGGCGGCGAACAGCCTGGCCGTCCGATTCCGCACGCGTAG
- a CDS encoding DUF2332 domain-containing protein: protein MGLDQIKDAIRSFALKEAGGVVSPLYEHLATKAAEDDEIAGLLTSARDGEARGTLLMATAHRLIQADPIHPLSRYYPSLGGFDGVDSETWPLFREFLLSREDKAREIIASRYTQTNEVRRAALLYPAVAQAAKEAGGKIALLEVGCSAGLLLGLDKFSYRYQADGGEQLTAGPAKAAVGLHCAIDAAPGAVLPKLPKKLNVVASVGLDRAPVDADDEEELAWLEACVWADQPDRIRLLRSAAAAQRKYKPEIVTGDAIDDLGKAVDRLPADAPLVVVTSHVLTYFQDRREEFIDALAALAGTRPLWWVSEEAYEGALKYLLPGRDDLAFEGAGALCVLGLTTWSDGKANARALARTAPHGQRMTWLG from the coding sequence ATGGGGCTCGACCAGATCAAGGACGCCATCCGCTCGTTCGCGTTGAAGGAAGCGGGCGGCGTCGTTTCGCCGCTTTACGAGCACCTCGCCACCAAAGCGGCCGAGGACGACGAGATCGCCGGCCTGCTCACCTCGGCCCGTGACGGCGAGGCGCGCGGCACGCTGCTGATGGCCACCGCGCACCGGCTGATCCAGGCCGACCCCATCCACCCGCTCTCGCGCTATTACCCGTCGCTCGGCGGCTTCGACGGCGTCGACAGCGAGACCTGGCCGCTCTTCCGCGAGTTCCTGCTCAGCCGTGAGGACAAGGCGCGCGAGATCATCGCGTCGCGCTACACCCAGACCAACGAGGTCCGCCGCGCCGCGCTGCTGTACCCGGCCGTCGCGCAGGCGGCCAAGGAAGCGGGCGGCAAGATCGCGCTGCTCGAGGTCGGCTGCAGCGCCGGGCTGCTGCTCGGGCTCGACAAGTTCTCCTACCGCTACCAGGCCGACGGCGGCGAGCAGCTGACCGCCGGTCCGGCCAAGGCCGCGGTCGGCCTGCACTGCGCGATCGACGCGGCGCCAGGCGCGGTGCTGCCGAAGCTGCCCAAGAAGCTGAACGTGGTCGCCTCGGTCGGCCTGGACCGCGCGCCGGTCGACGCCGACGACGAGGAAGAGCTCGCTTGGCTCGAAGCGTGCGTGTGGGCCGACCAGCCGGACCGCATCCGCCTGCTGCGCTCCGCGGCGGCCGCGCAGCGCAAGTACAAGCCGGAGATCGTCACCGGCGACGCCATCGACGACCTCGGCAAGGCCGTCGACCGGCTGCCGGCCGACGCGCCGCTCGTGGTGGTCACCAGCCACGTGCTGACCTATTTCCAGGATCGGCGCGAGGAGTTCATCGACGCGCTCGCGGCGCTCGCCGGCACTCGCCCACTGTGGTGGGTGAGCGAAGAGGCCTACGAAGGCGCGCTCAAGTACCTGCTGCCCGGCCGCGACGATCTCGCCTTCGAAGGCGCGGGCGCCCTGTGCGTGCTGGGGCTGACGACGTGGTCGGACGGCAAGGCGAACGCACGTGCGCTCGCGCGGACGGCCCCGCACGGCCAGCGCATGACCTGGCTGGGATAA
- a CDS encoding NUDIX hydrolase translates to MTPTPSGTVRCVGGILLDPARGLLLIKRANEPGRGLWSVPGGRVEPGETDTEAVVRELREETGLDVIPRTLVGTVTRGPYEIHDYACDVTGGLLRAGDDASDARWFTFEELAEFDDRGALADRLLVTLRDWDALPAPATRPA, encoded by the coding sequence ATGACGCCTACGCCATCCGGCACCGTGCGCTGCGTCGGCGGCATCCTGCTCGACCCGGCACGCGGATTACTGCTGATCAAACGCGCGAACGAGCCGGGGCGCGGACTGTGGTCCGTGCCGGGCGGGCGCGTCGAACCCGGCGAAACGGACACGGAAGCCGTGGTCAGGGAGCTGCGCGAGGAGACCGGGCTGGACGTGATCCCCCGCACACTCGTCGGCACGGTCACGCGTGGTCCGTACGAAATCCACGACTACGCCTGCGACGTGACCGGCGGGCTGCTCCGAGCAGGTGACGACGCCAGCGACGCGCGCTGGTTCACCTTCGAAGAGCTGGCCGAGTTCGATGATCGCGGGGCGCTCGCGGACCGCTTACTGGTCACGTTGCGCGACTGGGACGCCTTGCCCGCGCCCGCCACCCGTCCCGCTTAA
- a CDS encoding PH domain-containing protein, with product MFAPRDPDEYLLDTERRVIRIRRHWAVLLWDTFEAAALLAICVLVSYLLPPSMWLVQNILWYVALLVILRFAYVVMEWWVERLVVTDKRFVMTTGVFTTKVLMMPITKVTDLTYERTATGRMMGYGTMIVESAGQIQALNRIDYLPRPEEFYDTISELVFGDKQKQQERFSMIKAQRAARGKKAVG from the coding sequence ATGTTCGCCCCTCGCGATCCAGACGAGTACCTACTCGACACTGAACGGCGGGTCATCCGGATCCGCCGTCACTGGGCTGTGCTGCTGTGGGACACCTTCGAGGCCGCCGCGCTGCTGGCGATCTGCGTGCTGGTGTCCTACCTGCTGCCGCCCTCGATGTGGCTGGTGCAGAACATCCTCTGGTACGTGGCGCTGCTGGTGATCCTGCGGTTCGCGTACGTGGTGATGGAGTGGTGGGTCGAACGGCTGGTGGTGACGGACAAACGGTTCGTCATGACCACCGGGGTCTTCACCACCAAGGTGCTGATGATGCCCATCACCAAGGTCACCGACCTCACCTACGAGCGCACGGCGACCGGCCGCATGATGGGCTACGGCACCATGATCGTCGAGTCGGCGGGCCAGATCCAGGCGCTGAACCGCATCGACTACCTCCCACGCCCGGAGGAGTTCTACGACACCATCTCCGAGCTGGTCTTCGGCGACAAGCAGAAGCAGCAGGAGCGGTTCTCGATGATCAAGGCCCAGCGCGCCGCCCGCGGCAAGAAAGCCGTCGGCTAA